From one Simplicispira suum genomic stretch:
- a CDS encoding FAD-dependent oxidoreductase produces MQRRSFLTAAASAATAVLSSACDQAPAPLAGGFAGVDMARGHALRDRLAGGSLPAPSVQRRTRVLITGGGIAGLAAARALRLAGVQDLALLELEDSAGGNSRAGSVLGRACPHGAHYLPVPGDSAPEVQDLLEDLGLRKRVAGRWRYDEFTLCHSPQERLFWQGQWHEGLLPVQGVGARTLAQYRLFARRVETLSRAARFAMPSFADWGSKMPPAQILLALDAITFDSWLTGEGLDDPHLRWYLDYCCRDDYGAGSAVVSAWAGIHYFASRHGFSAPGEGGGDEGGVLTWPEGNGWLARQLAAPLRQAGQLHTACSVLAITELPGGVQVDAFNHSSGQVERWQAERCVVALPVFIAARVVQSPPDFLRAAAGQLAWAPWLVTNLAISGPLTDRPGAAPAWDNVLYQDGAAGGLGYVDAGHQRLDPRAAVTLPTVLTYYQALGDVPDARAQLARQPWQHWAEAAIAALSLPHPDLRERVERAEVTRYGHAMAIPRPGGLKILSQIGLQRLSVGRKQLLNGEQQRALPTPATARLAFAHADWSGYSVFEEAFTRGHGAGLWASG; encoded by the coding sequence ATGCAGCGCCGCAGCTTCCTCACCGCTGCCGCATCTGCGGCTACCGCCGTGCTGTCCTCGGCTTGCGACCAAGCACCCGCACCACTCGCAGGCGGCTTTGCGGGCGTGGACATGGCGCGCGGCCACGCGCTGCGCGATCGGCTGGCGGGCGGCAGCCTGCCCGCGCCCAGCGTGCAGCGCCGCACCCGCGTGCTGATTACGGGTGGCGGCATTGCAGGCCTGGCGGCGGCGCGCGCGCTGCGGCTGGCGGGCGTTCAGGACCTTGCGCTGCTGGAGCTGGAGGACAGCGCCGGCGGCAACAGCCGCGCCGGCAGCGTGCTGGGCCGTGCCTGCCCGCACGGCGCGCACTACCTCCCGGTGCCAGGCGACAGCGCGCCCGAAGTGCAGGATCTGCTGGAAGATCTGGGCCTGCGCAAGCGCGTGGCTGGGCGTTGGCGCTACGACGAATTCACCCTTTGCCACAGCCCGCAGGAGCGGCTGTTCTGGCAAGGCCAATGGCACGAGGGACTGCTGCCAGTGCAAGGCGTGGGTGCGCGCACGCTGGCGCAGTACCGTTTGTTTGCGCGCCGCGTCGAGACGCTCTCGCGCGCTGCGCGCTTTGCCATGCCCAGCTTTGCCGATTGGGGGTCAAAAATGCCTCCAGCGCAGATCCTGCTTGCGCTGGACGCTATCACTTTTGATAGCTGGCTGACAGGTGAGGGCCTGGACGACCCGCATTTGCGCTGGTACCTTGACTACTGCTGCCGCGACGACTACGGCGCTGGCAGTGCGGTGGTGTCGGCCTGGGCCGGGATTCACTACTTCGCCAGCCGGCACGGTTTTTCGGCACCCGGAGAAGGCGGCGGGGACGAAGGCGGCGTACTCACCTGGCCCGAGGGCAATGGCTGGCTGGCGCGCCAACTGGCCGCGCCGCTGCGGCAGGCTGGCCAGCTGCACACCGCGTGCAGCGTTCTGGCCATCACCGAGCTGCCCGGCGGCGTGCAGGTGGACGCCTTCAACCACAGCAGCGGCCAGGTCGAGCGCTGGCAGGCCGAGCGCTGCGTGGTCGCCCTGCCGGTGTTCATTGCGGCGCGCGTGGTGCAAAGCCCGCCCGACTTCCTGCGCGCCGCCGCCGGACAACTGGCCTGGGCGCCCTGGCTGGTGACGAACCTGGCCATTTCCGGCCCGCTCACCGACCGGCCGGGCGCCGCGCCAGCCTGGGACAACGTGCTCTACCAGGACGGCGCGGCCGGCGGCCTGGGCTATGTCGACGCCGGCCACCAGCGGCTGGACCCGCGCGCCGCAGTCACCCTGCCCACGGTCTTGACCTACTACCAGGCGCTGGGCGATGTGCCCGATGCCCGCGCGCAGCTGGCGCGCCAGCCCTGGCAGCACTGGGCAGAAGCGGCCATCGCCGCGCTCAGCCTGCCGCACCCCGATTTGCGCGAACGCGTCGAGCGTGCGGAGGTCACGCGCTACGGCCACGCCATGGCCATTCCGCGCCCCGGCGGCCTCAAAATATTGAGTCAAATCGGCCTCCAGCGCTTATCTGTAGGGCGCAAGCAGCTATTGAATGGAGAGCAACAACGCGCCCTGCCTACACCCGCGACGGCGCGGCTGGCCTTTGCCCACGCCGATTGGTCCGGCTACTCGGTGTTTGAAGAGGCTTTTACGCGCGGACATGGCGCGGGCTTGTGGGCGTCGGGGTGA
- a CDS encoding polyamine aminopropyltransferase encodes MTSVATPDAHGPAAHTPRPIDIALLASVFVVAACGLLYELAAGALASYLLGDSVLQFSTIIGTYLFAMGVGSWLSRYFERQLPAHFLRIELMVALIGGALPAALFVAHAYTPGAFRFLLYGMVLLVGTLVGLEIPLVMRIMKRNVALKDLVSQVLTFDYLGALAVSLAFPLLLVPHLGLIRTGLLFGLLNALVAVWALWLFRWELRRFGAHAFACAAVIALLAAGLWGAEHITRFAEDRFYQDHIVYTGASQYQRIVVTNGKLGHRLYLNGNLQFAEHDEYRYHEALVHPAMAAQGAPKRVVVLGGGDGMAVREILKYPSVESVTLVELDPAMTKLFTDNPTLAKLNQHALSDPRVHIVNTDAFQWLQQDVGFFDVMVVDFPDPTNFAIGKLYTNSFYALLEKHLAASGYAVIQTTSPLVARQSFWTVVNTIESVGLTATPYHAHVPSFGEWGYVLASHRPWRLPERLPPGMRFLSLPSLPLLFDFPLDMARLPTEVNRLSNQVLVTTYEREWGAH; translated from the coding sequence ATGACCTCGGTTGCTACGCCAGACGCGCACGGACCCGCAGCGCACACCCCCCGCCCCATCGACATCGCCCTGCTCGCCAGCGTCTTCGTCGTCGCCGCCTGCGGCCTGCTGTACGAACTGGCGGCCGGCGCGCTGGCGTCGTACCTGCTGGGCGACTCGGTATTGCAGTTCAGCACCATCATCGGCACCTATCTCTTTGCGATGGGCGTCGGTTCGTGGCTCTCGCGCTACTTCGAGCGGCAACTGCCGGCGCATTTCTTGCGCATCGAGCTGATGGTGGCGCTGATTGGCGGCGCGCTGCCTGCGGCGCTGTTTGTTGCCCACGCCTATACGCCGGGAGCGTTTCGCTTTTTGCTCTACGGCATGGTGCTGCTGGTGGGCACGCTGGTGGGACTGGAGATTCCGCTGGTGATGCGCATCATGAAGCGCAACGTGGCGCTCAAAGATCTGGTCTCGCAGGTGCTCACGTTTGACTATCTGGGCGCGCTGGCGGTGTCGCTCGCATTCCCGCTGCTGCTGGTGCCGCACCTGGGGCTGATTCGCACGGGGCTGCTGTTTGGCCTGCTGAACGCGCTGGTGGCGGTGTGGGCGCTGTGGCTGTTTCGCTGGGAGCTGCGGCGCTTTGGCGCGCACGCGTTTGCCTGTGCGGCGGTGATCGCCTTGCTGGCCGCCGGTCTTTGGGGCGCCGAGCACATCACGCGCTTTGCCGAAGACCGCTTCTACCAGGACCACATTGTGTACACCGGCGCGTCGCAGTACCAGCGCATCGTGGTCACCAACGGCAAATTGGGCCACCGCCTGTACCTCAACGGCAACCTGCAGTTTGCCGAGCACGACGAATACCGCTACCACGAGGCCCTGGTGCACCCGGCCATGGCGGCGCAAGGCGCGCCCAAACGCGTGGTGGTGCTGGGCGGCGGGGACGGCATGGCGGTACGCGAAATTCTCAAATATCCGTCCGTCGAATCGGTCACGCTGGTGGAACTCGACCCGGCGATGACGAAGCTGTTCACGGACAACCCCACGCTCGCAAAGCTCAACCAGCATGCACTTTCGGACCCGCGCGTGCACATCGTCAACACCGATGCGTTCCAGTGGCTGCAGCAGGATGTGGGTTTTTTTGATGTGATGGTGGTGGATTTCCCCGATCCCACCAATTTCGCCATTGGCAAGCTCTACACCAACAGCTTTTACGCCCTGCTGGAGAAACACCTGGCGGCCAGCGGCTACGCGGTGATTCAGACCACCTCGCCCCTGGTGGCGCGGCAAAGTTTCTGGACCGTGGTGAACACCATCGAATCGGTGGGCCTGACCGCGACGCCCTACCACGCCCATGTGCCCAGCTTTGGCGAATGGGGCTATGTGCTGGCCAGCCACCGGCCCTGGCGCCTGCCCGAGCGTCTGCCGCCCGGCATGCGATTTCTTTCGCTGCCCTCGCTGCCGCTGCTGTTTGACTTTCCACTGGACATGGCACGCCTGCCAACCGAGGTGAATCGGCTCTCCAACCAGGTACTGGTGACCACCTACGAACGCGAATGGGGTGCACACTGA
- a CDS encoding chloride channel protein — protein sequence MRDTPHSHMRVNYIEPVIMLATVLRWLLLASITGAIVGTGVSLFLLVLIFLSEHTAHISLWTQMALLPLAGILNGLLLHYGYREPGSYARDSVISAIHLRLGAMSHKTILIKPVAALITLTLGGSAGKEGPCSHIGGTLASWFGKLVRLDPEMQKRIVACGVSAGFASVFGTPLAGAIYGIEMLVIGRVRHDFIFPAVIAAITAFEVGKYWGLTYDHFPVNISSDFSSSLAIRITLIGILCGLVSWLFIELLDRIRYAFVALQRRFKIWQPLMPFIGGLVLAALILVIPVDYLGLSLPLMEDALHGKDVVFWGFVWKSLLVAITLGSGFYGGIVTPQFVIGAMAGSAFASLLGVSPALGAAVGMVAVVAAASNTPIAAVLMGFELFGSSAGPYFATACVTAYIVVGHRSVYSGQLLGYSKSLWVRSTPDAPLEPGKIHISYSLLRRLGYFRSNRWRK from the coding sequence ATGCGGGACACCCCTCACTCCCACATGCGCGTCAACTACATCGAACCGGTCATCATGCTGGCCACCGTCCTTCGGTGGCTGCTGCTTGCCAGCATCACCGGCGCGATTGTGGGTACAGGTGTCAGCCTCTTCTTGCTGGTGCTGATTTTTCTCTCTGAGCACACTGCCCACATTTCGCTCTGGACACAGATGGCGCTGCTGCCCCTGGCCGGAATCTTGAACGGCTTGCTGCTGCACTACGGTTACCGCGAGCCTGGAAGCTATGCACGCGATTCGGTCATCAGCGCCATCCATCTGCGCTTGGGCGCGATGTCGCACAAAACGATTCTGATCAAACCCGTGGCCGCGCTGATCACGCTGACACTGGGCGGCTCGGCCGGCAAAGAGGGGCCGTGCTCGCATATCGGCGGCACGCTGGCCTCGTGGTTCGGCAAGCTGGTGCGACTCGACCCCGAAATGCAAAAACGCATCGTCGCCTGCGGCGTGAGCGCCGGCTTTGCCAGCGTATTCGGCACGCCGTTGGCCGGCGCCATCTACGGCATTGAAATGCTGGTGATCGGACGCGTGCGCCACGACTTCATCTTCCCGGCCGTGATCGCGGCCATCACGGCGTTCGAGGTAGGCAAGTACTGGGGGCTGACTTACGACCACTTCCCGGTAAACATTTCGTCAGATTTTTCGTCGTCGCTCGCGATTCGCATCACCTTGATCGGCATTCTGTGCGGACTGGTGTCGTGGCTTTTTATAGAACTGCTCGACCGCATCCGCTACGCCTTTGTCGCGCTGCAGCGGCGCTTCAAAATCTGGCAGCCGCTGATGCCGTTCATCGGCGGGCTGGTGCTGGCTGCGCTCATCCTGGTGATTCCCGTCGATTACCTGGGACTGAGCCTGCCCCTCATGGAAGACGCATTGCACGGCAAGGACGTGGTTTTCTGGGGCTTTGTTTGGAAGTCGCTGCTGGTGGCCATCACGTTGGGCTCGGGGTTTTACGGCGGCATCGTCACGCCGCAGTTCGTCATTGGCGCCATGGCAGGCAGCGCGTTTGCCAGCTTGTTGGGCGTGAGCCCGGCGCTCGGCGCGGCGGTGGGCATGGTGGCGGTGGTGGCCGCGGCCTCCAACACGCCGATCGCCGCCGTGCTGATGGGATTCGAGCTGTTCGGCAGCTCCGCCGGTCCGTACTTCGCCACGGCCTGCGTCACCGCCTACATCGTTGTTGGCCACCGCAGCGTGTACTCGGGCCAGTTGCTGGGCTACTCCAAATCACTCTGGGTGCGCTCCACGCCGGACGCACCGCTGGAGCCCGGCAAAATCCACATCTCCTACAGCCTGCTGCGCCGGCTCGGCTATTTCCGCAGCAACCGGTGGCGCAAGTAG
- the glgB gene encoding 1,4-alpha-glucan branching protein GlgB encodes MNPSTPTRIFSDADAHLLREGTHARLYQSLGSHLNSASEGGAHFAVWAPNAASVSVIGEWNGWQGDVDPLQPRADSTGVWEGHCPGAHHGAAYKYRIVTQGGQVLEKADPLALYGEEAPATASRLWSLEYEWQDADWMQARAPRNALDAPMSIYELHLGSWRRQDNEMPNYRDVAPQLADYLADMGFTHVELMPITEHPFYGSWGYQTTGYFAPTSRYGTPQDFMHFVDVLHQRGIGVLLDWVPSHFPTDAHGLAEFDGTHLYEHGDPRQGFHPEWNTAIFNYGRNEVRSFLVSSAIFWLDKYHIDGLRVDAVASMLYLDYARKEGEWIPNQWGGRENLEAIDFLHELNRAVYREYPDASTAAEESTAWPMVSRPLEMGGLGFGLKWNMGWMHDTLAYMKEDPINRRYHHHKLTFSAVYAFTENFVLPLSHDEVVYGKGSLINKMPGDAWQQFANLRAMFGYMWAHPGKKLLFMGGEFAQRREWTHEGQLEWWACGTEGHGGVQHMLRELNRVYRAEPSLYELDFVAEGFDWVEPNDEAMSVFAFLRRSRSGAPLLVVCNLTPVPRTNYLLGVPQGGIWHELFNTDAREYGGSGWGNLGEIEAAPVRSHGHAQSLSLNLPPLSTIILKGPAHG; translated from the coding sequence ATGAACCCATCCACACCCACCCGCATCTTCAGTGACGCCGACGCCCACCTTCTGCGCGAGGGCACCCATGCGCGTCTGTACCAGAGCCTGGGCAGCCACCTCAATTCGGCCTCCGAAGGCGGTGCGCACTTCGCTGTGTGGGCGCCGAACGCGGCATCGGTCAGCGTGATCGGCGAGTGGAACGGCTGGCAGGGCGATGTGGACCCGCTGCAGCCGCGCGCCGATTCGACTGGCGTGTGGGAGGGCCACTGCCCTGGCGCGCACCATGGCGCGGCCTACAAATACCGCATCGTTACGCAAGGCGGTCAGGTGCTGGAGAAGGCAGACCCGCTGGCGCTGTACGGCGAGGAAGCGCCGGCGACGGCGTCCAGGCTGTGGTCGCTGGAGTACGAGTGGCAGGACGCCGACTGGATGCAAGCCCGCGCGCCGCGCAACGCGCTGGACGCGCCCATGTCCATCTATGAGCTGCACCTGGGTTCCTGGCGCCGGCAAGACAACGAGATGCCCAACTACCGCGACGTGGCACCGCAGTTGGCCGATTATTTGGCAGACATGGGCTTCACGCACGTGGAGCTGATGCCGATCACCGAGCACCCTTTCTACGGCTCCTGGGGCTACCAGACCACCGGCTATTTCGCGCCCACCTCGCGCTACGGCACGCCGCAAGACTTCATGCACTTCGTCGATGTGCTGCACCAGCGCGGCATCGGGGTCCTGCTCGACTGGGTGCCGTCGCATTTTCCTACCGACGCGCATGGCCTGGCCGAATTCGACGGCACGCATTTGTACGAGCACGGCGACCCGCGCCAGGGTTTTCACCCGGAATGGAACACGGCCATCTTCAACTATGGCCGCAACGAGGTCCGCAGCTTTCTGGTGTCGTCTGCCATCTTCTGGCTGGACAAGTACCACATCGACGGCCTGCGCGTCGACGCCGTGGCCTCCATGCTGTACCTGGATTACGCGCGCAAGGAAGGCGAGTGGATTCCCAACCAATGGGGCGGCCGCGAGAACCTGGAAGCGATTGACTTCCTGCACGAGCTCAACCGCGCCGTGTACCGCGAGTACCCGGACGCATCCACCGCCGCCGAGGAATCGACCGCCTGGCCGATGGTTTCGCGCCCGCTCGAAATGGGGGGTCTCGGCTTTGGCTTGAAATGGAACATGGGCTGGATGCACGACACGCTGGCGTACATGAAGGAGGACCCCATCAACCGCCGCTACCACCACCACAAGCTGACGTTTTCTGCCGTCTACGCCTTTACCGAGAACTTCGTGCTGCCGCTCTCGCACGACGAAGTGGTCTACGGCAAAGGCTCGCTCATCAACAAGATGCCAGGCGACGCCTGGCAGCAATTTGCCAACCTGCGCGCCATGTTTGGCTATATGTGGGCACACCCCGGCAAAAAGCTGCTGTTCATGGGCGGCGAGTTCGCGCAGCGCCGCGAATGGACGCACGAAGGCCAGCTCGAATGGTGGGCGTGCGGCACAGAAGGCCACGGCGGCGTGCAGCACATGCTGCGCGAACTTAACCGCGTGTACCGCGCCGAGCCTTCACTGTACGAGCTGGATTTTGTGGCCGAGGGCTTCGACTGGGTCGAACCCAACGACGAAGCCATGAGCGTGTTCGCCTTCCTGCGCCGCTCGCGCAGCGGAGCGCCGCTGCTGGTGGTGTGCAACCTGACGCCGGTGCCGCGCACCAACTACCTGCTGGGCGTGCCGCAAGGCGGAATTTGGCACGAACTGTTCAACACCGATGCCCGCGAGTACGGCGGCTCCGGCTGGGGCAACCTGGGCGAGATCGAGGCGGCGCCAGTTCGCTCGCACGGCCACGCGCAATCGCTTAGCCTGAACCTGCCGCCACTGTCGACCATCATTCTGAAAGGCCCGGCCCATGGCTAA
- a CDS encoding alpha-1,4-glucan--maltose-1-phosphate maltosyltransferase, whose protein sequence is MPSAASVVAAGSAHAYDGANGRIRAVIDAVLPCVDGGRFAVKRVAGDKVQVTAHCFTDGHDALRVVLVWWHEDAADDTRHEVPMTLRYNDEWVADFTPPIPGRYAYTVFAWTDSFASWHHELVRRVDADDIRLAARAGALEIMAAAERASGEDRAALAQWARTLDEEAMASRMDATALKALALDEERTAIAQRYPDRRLQTRFGANLPLIADRERARFSTWYELFPRSAGSREGIHGTFKDVQARLPVIAGMGFDVLYLPPIHPIGREQRKGKNNALVTEDGDVGSPWAIGAVEGGHKAILKDLGTAEDFRVLVAAAQALGLEIALDIAFQCAPDHPYVKEHPAWFKWRPDGSVQYAENPPKKYQDIYPFNFESEDWRALWLELKSVFDHWIGQGVHIFRVDNPHTKAFAFWEWCITEVKREHPGVIFLAEAFTRPKVMHRLAKLGFSQSYTYFTWRNNKEMLVAYFTELAQGPGREYFRPNPWPNTPDILHEQLQGGHEAMFKARLVLAATLAASYGMYGPAYELLEHLPRNAGSEEYLDSEKYQLRHWDWSPDAGLRPFITRINRIRHANTALQANRSLRFLPIDNEQLIAYAKQSDDGANVVVTVVNLDSHQTHSGWLELDPESIGVEPEQPFQMHDLLSDQRFVWQGSRHFVQLDPQRVPAHIMVVRRRLRSEQDFDYYQ, encoded by the coding sequence ATGCCGAGCGCCGCCTCTGTCGTGGCGGCGGGTTCGGCGCACGCCTACGATGGTGCCAACGGCCGAATCCGCGCCGTCATCGACGCGGTGCTGCCATGCGTGGACGGTGGACGCTTTGCTGTCAAGCGCGTGGCCGGCGACAAGGTGCAGGTCACGGCGCATTGCTTCACCGACGGGCACGACGCCCTGCGCGTGGTATTGGTCTGGTGGCACGAAGATGCTGCCGACGACACCCGCCACGAAGTGCCAATGACCCTGCGCTACAACGACGAGTGGGTGGCCGATTTCACGCCGCCCATTCCGGGTCGCTACGCGTACACCGTGTTCGCGTGGACCGATTCATTCGCGTCCTGGCACCATGAACTGGTGCGCCGCGTCGATGCCGACGATATTCGGCTGGCAGCGCGAGCGGGGGCACTGGAAATCATGGCAGCGGCCGAGCGCGCCAGCGGCGAGGATCGCGCCGCTCTGGCGCAATGGGCGCGAACGCTGGACGAAGAAGCCATGGCAAGCCGCATGGACGCGACCGCGCTCAAGGCGCTGGCACTGGACGAGGAACGAACGGCCATTGCGCAGCGCTACCCGGACCGGCGCCTGCAGACGCGCTTTGGCGCCAACTTGCCGCTGATCGCCGATCGGGAGCGCGCGCGCTTTAGCACTTGGTATGAGTTGTTCCCACGCTCTGCCGGCAGTCGTGAGGGCATCCATGGCACCTTCAAGGACGTGCAGGCACGCCTGCCAGTGATCGCCGGCATGGGTTTCGATGTGCTGTATTTGCCGCCCATCCACCCCATCGGGCGCGAACAGCGCAAAGGCAAGAACAACGCGCTGGTGACTGAAGATGGTGACGTTGGCAGCCCGTGGGCGATCGGCGCAGTCGAAGGTGGCCACAAGGCGATCCTGAAAGACTTGGGTACAGCGGAGGATTTCCGCGTATTGGTCGCGGCAGCGCAGGCGTTGGGCCTTGAGATCGCGCTGGACATTGCGTTCCAGTGTGCGCCGGACCACCCCTATGTCAAAGAACACCCGGCCTGGTTCAAATGGCGGCCTGACGGCAGCGTGCAGTACGCCGAGAACCCGCCCAAGAAGTACCAGGATATCTATCCGTTCAACTTCGAAAGCGAAGACTGGCGCGCGCTGTGGCTGGAACTCAAGAGTGTGTTCGACCACTGGATTGGCCAGGGCGTGCACATCTTTCGCGTCGACAACCCGCACACCAAGGCGTTTGCGTTCTGGGAATGGTGCATCACCGAGGTCAAGCGCGAGCACCCCGGCGTTATTTTTCTGGCGGAAGCTTTCACCCGGCCCAAGGTCATGCACCGGCTGGCCAAGCTGGGTTTCTCGCAGTCCTACACCTACTTCACTTGGCGCAACAACAAGGAAATGCTGGTCGCATATTTCACCGAGCTGGCGCAGGGGCCGGGGCGGGAGTACTTCCGGCCCAACCCGTGGCCGAATACCCCCGACATCCTGCACGAGCAATTGCAGGGCGGCCACGAAGCCATGTTCAAGGCGCGCCTGGTGCTGGCGGCGACGCTGGCCGCCAGCTACGGCATGTACGGTCCGGCCTACGAATTGCTGGAGCACCTGCCGCGCAACGCCGGCAGCGAGGAGTACCTCGACTCCGAGAAGTACCAGCTGCGGCACTGGGACTGGTCGCCGGACGCCGGCCTGCGCCCCTTCATCACCCGCATCAACAGGATTCGGCATGCCAACACGGCATTGCAGGCCAACCGCAGCCTGCGCTTCCTGCCGATTGACAACGAGCAGCTCATCGCCTACGCCAAGCAATCGGACGATGGGGCCAACGTGGTGGTGACAGTGGTCAACCTGGACTCGCACCAGACGCATTCCGGTTGGCTCGAACTGGACCCGGAAAGCATCGGCGTAGAGCCCGAGCAGCCATTCCAGATGCACGACCTGCTCAGCGACCAACGCTTTGTCTGGCAAGGCTCGCGCCACTTCGTGCAACTCGATCCGCAGCGCGTACCGGCCCACATCATGGTGGTGCGCAGGCGCTTGCGCAGCGAGCAGGATTTTGACTACTACCAATAA